Proteins encoded in a region of the Mucilaginibacter sabulilitoris genome:
- a CDS encoding stage II sporulation protein M encodes MSILNKKITTVKMREALFIKQGTEKWKEYENKKTHNPDELAEAFIAITDDLAYAKTFYPKSNTTKYLNGLAAGFHQSIYKNKKEKTSRFVTFWRDELPLIFYQYRKQLLYSFLFFIVFVLMGVLSAKYDNNFVKLIMGDDYVNMTNDNIAKGDPFGVYKQGSSTLMFLQIAINNVKVALIFFVLGMLFSVGTLFVSLQNGIMLGSFQYYFFSKGLGWQSILVIWIHGTLEISSFIIAGAAGLILGNSLLFPKTYTRLVSLKNGARDGLKISIGIIPIILTAAFFESFVTRHTEMPVWLSISILAASLVFMIWYVILYPKHINKKTNLNKPYTDETTD; translated from the coding sequence GTGAGTATTTTAAACAAAAAAATAACTACGGTAAAAATGCGTGAGGCGCTGTTTATTAAACAAGGTACAGAAAAGTGGAAGGAGTATGAGAATAAAAAAACGCATAATCCTGATGAACTTGCAGAAGCATTTATAGCTATAACTGATGACCTGGCCTACGCCAAAACCTTCTATCCAAAATCAAATACTACCAAATATTTAAATGGCCTGGCGGCAGGTTTCCATCAGTCCATCTATAAAAACAAAAAGGAAAAAACCAGCCGGTTCGTTACTTTTTGGCGGGATGAACTTCCGCTTATATTTTACCAATACCGCAAGCAGTTACTTTACTCATTTTTGTTTTTCATCGTTTTTGTGCTGATGGGCGTTCTGTCGGCCAAATACGACAACAACTTTGTAAAACTGATCATGGGTGATGATTATGTAAACATGACCAATGATAACATTGCTAAAGGCGATCCTTTTGGCGTGTATAAGCAAGGGTCCTCTACCCTGATGTTTTTGCAAATTGCCATTAACAATGTGAAAGTGGCCCTTATATTTTTTGTATTGGGTATGCTTTTTTCTGTAGGCACTTTATTTGTAAGCCTACAAAACGGTATCATGCTGGGCTCCTTCCAATACTATTTTTTTAGCAAGGGATTGGGCTGGCAATCGATACTGGTAATATGGATACATGGTACTTTAGAAATATCATCATTTATAATTGCCGGCGCCGCGGGTTTAATACTTGGTAACAGCCTGCTTTTTCCAAAAACGTATACGCGCCTGGTGTCTTTAAAAAACGGCGCCCGGGATGGCTTAAAAATAAGCATAGGTATAATACCTATTATTTTAACGGCTGCATTTTTTGAAAGCTTTGTAACCCGGCATACCGAGATGCCTGTTTGGCTCAGTATTTCTATATTAGCAGCATCATTGGTGTTTATGATATGGTACGTGATATTATATCCTAAACATATTAATAAAAAAACAAACCTAAACAAACCTTATACTGATGAAACAACCGATTGA